The following proteins are co-located in the Acidobacteriota bacterium genome:
- a CDS encoding DUF4010 domain-containing protein: MDTSQVAGLVIAALGGAAVGLERQWSGHAEGARARFAGIRTFAMLGGVGGVAGWLWTTGVSLPATLLLGGAVAIIAAAYVAGARQDVDSTTEVAALVVVAAGLLAGLGAIRLASAVFAITTLLLVEKSRLHALAYRLDDVGFRSGVRFAVMALVVLPLLPEGPYGPAGGVRPRELWALVLFFAGLSFAGYVARRLVGPDHGYFLTGLLGGLVSSTNVTFTFARTSRRDGGSDRALAVGAVAANAMLYPRVLVAAGVLNPAVLAPLAAFLVPPAAVAIAIAILAARRADNNAPPHVTGGNPLQLLGALQMAALFQAVLMLVHLARRFGGQSGVFTSAAVLGLSDVDALTATMSREIARTMSPEIAATAIAIGVLANTGMKFSLALALGSARFRTIAGGALAVVFATSGAALLLLR, from the coding sequence GAACGGCAGTGGTCGGGCCATGCCGAGGGCGCCCGCGCGCGCTTCGCGGGGATCCGGACGTTCGCGATGCTGGGCGGCGTCGGCGGTGTGGCCGGCTGGCTCTGGACCACGGGCGTGTCGTTGCCGGCGACGCTGCTGCTCGGCGGCGCCGTGGCGATCATCGCGGCGGCGTACGTCGCCGGCGCGCGACAGGACGTCGACAGCACCACCGAAGTCGCCGCGCTCGTCGTCGTCGCGGCGGGCCTGCTCGCGGGGCTCGGCGCGATTCGCCTCGCGAGCGCCGTGTTCGCGATCACGACGCTGCTGCTCGTCGAGAAATCGCGCCTGCACGCGCTCGCGTACCGGCTCGATGACGTCGGGTTCCGATCGGGCGTGCGGTTCGCCGTGATGGCGCTCGTGGTGTTGCCGCTCCTGCCCGAAGGCCCGTATGGGCCGGCGGGCGGCGTCCGCCCGCGCGAGCTGTGGGCGCTCGTCCTGTTCTTCGCCGGCCTGAGCTTCGCAGGGTACGTCGCGCGGCGCCTCGTCGGACCAGATCACGGGTACTTCCTGACGGGGCTGCTCGGCGGGCTCGTATCGTCCACGAACGTGACGTTCACCTTCGCCAGGACGAGCCGCCGCGACGGCGGATCGGATCGCGCGCTGGCGGTCGGCGCGGTGGCGGCCAACGCCATGCTGTACCCGCGCGTGCTCGTCGCGGCGGGCGTGCTCAACCCCGCCGTGCTGGCACCGCTCGCCGCCTTCCTCGTGCCGCCGGCGGCCGTCGCGATCGCGATCGCGATTCTCGCTGCACGCCGGGCCGACAACAACGCGCCTCCACACGTGACGGGAGGGAACCCGCTCCAACTGCTCGGGGCACTGCAGATGGCCGCGCTGTTCCAGGCCGTGCTGATGCTCGTGCACCTCGCCCGCCGGTTCGGCGGCCAATCCGGCGTCTTCACCTCGGCCGCGGTCCTGGGGCTGAGCGACGTCGACGCGTTGACGGCGACGATGTCGCGCGAGATCGCGCGGACGATGTCGCCGGAGATCGCCGCGACGGCGATCGCGATCGGCGTGTTGGCCAACACCGGCATGAAGTTCAGCCTGGCGCTCGCGCTTGGAAGCGCACGGTTCCGGACGATCGCGGGCGGTGCGCTGGCGGTCGTCTTCGCGACGTCGGGCGCGGCGCTCCTTCTTTTGAGATAG
- a CDS encoding flavodoxin domain-containing protein, which translates to MRVLVGYASRFGSTKEIAAHIAERLRRAGVDADARDVLEIGDVAPYGAVVFGSGVYDGSWTPNATAWLRGHAAELTARPVWLFSVGSFGDRHPVIGHLIVREPKDIGEIEQLVHPREYRVFAGVLDLQHWPAWGRLVFKALGGRDGDNRHWPDIDAWADAIAQALRPV; encoded by the coding sequence GTGCGCGTGCTGGTTGGCTACGCGAGTCGATTCGGATCGACGAAAGAGATCGCCGCTCACATCGCGGAGCGGCTTCGGCGAGCCGGCGTCGATGCGGACGCGCGGGACGTGCTCGAGATTGGCGACGTCGCACCCTACGGCGCCGTCGTGTTCGGCAGCGGCGTCTACGACGGGTCGTGGACGCCGAACGCGACGGCGTGGCTGCGCGGTCACGCCGCCGAGCTGACCGCCAGGCCCGTCTGGCTCTTCAGCGTCGGCTCGTTCGGCGATCGCCATCCCGTGATCGGCCATCTCATCGTCAGGGAGCCGAAGGACATCGGCGAGATCGAGCAGCTCGTCCATCCGCGCGAGTACCGCGTGTTCGCCGGCGTGCTCGATCTCCAGCATTGGCCGGCGTGGGGGCGTCTCGTGTTCAAGGCGCTCGGCGGACGAGACGGCGACAACCGGCACTGGCCCGACATCGACGCGTGGGCTGACGCCATCGCGCAGGCGCTTCGGCCGGTCTGA
- a CDS encoding c-type cytochrome — translation MTRLRLIALLLACGAATTVAQQVTDRTWSPGVQKAPDESPALSPADEMARFHLPPGFHVELVASEPLIQDPVAIDWDADGRMWVVEYPEFVPDLETPEPNLDPIGRIAVLEDADNDGRMDRRTVFADGLVQARAVKALDHGILVLEPPNVWLMRDTNGDLRMDAKELVGTGYGRREGGVEGNANSFQWGLDNYLHSAGSNVSYSLRLKDGVFDRRPTLSRGEWGVTQDDFGRMFRNSSESTLQVDLVPTPYYARNPTLIRTRGSYEVLTNDVNNINEVWPVRPNPGTNRSYQYGVTRASDGTVVQVTAACAPMVYRGDRLPTELYGNVFVGEPTANFVRRIVLEDDGTTIRARSAYDRAEFLGSTDERFRPVFISSAPDGTLMIVDFYRGVIQDRASTTVYLKNYIRQRKLDAPIGVGMGRVFRVVHDTTRRDPARPQLSRATPAELVAALSHPNGWWRDMAQQLLVERGARAAVPQLAALASDSAAPTPARVKALWVLDGIDAIDVRTITAVLRDRSRDVRTSALRIAERWLADPTSPVQAAVLALSDDPDWQVRAQAAASLGTLAPAPRAAALASLLERHGDEPVVADAALSGARGVERAILEKLLHDAPQTAAHEAAIVMVSATIVRAGQEDAVQATLSAAATPVRAAWQRAAVVRGAEVALVPNTPMPGVARRGAAPSITATATNTPGAPCPTCPGGRAGPGGAYAFEDARGPARGTPPVVAARGRAGGATQGSGIAGRGGGPRLRVLREPTAFTTLAGGTDDLSARAAAVLARIDWPGKPGAAAPAPPLTAAEERRFDAGRELYRDICQACHQPDGRGQALVAPPLVGSTLALAPADVTSRILLNGKEGAVGLMPPIGSTLSDDQIAAVLTYVRREWGQTGDPVDPATVRAVRAQTAARATPWTDDELLALVASRGGQ, via the coding sequence ATGACACGACTCCGGCTGATCGCGCTGCTCTTGGCCTGCGGCGCGGCGACGACCGTCGCCCAGCAGGTCACCGACCGGACCTGGTCGCCCGGCGTGCAGAAGGCGCCCGACGAATCGCCGGCGCTGTCGCCGGCCGACGAGATGGCGCGTTTCCACCTGCCGCCGGGATTCCACGTGGAGCTCGTGGCGAGCGAGCCGCTGATTCAGGATCCGGTCGCGATCGACTGGGACGCGGACGGGCGCATGTGGGTCGTCGAGTACCCCGAGTTCGTGCCCGATCTCGAGACGCCCGAGCCCAATCTCGATCCGATCGGCCGCATCGCCGTCCTCGAGGACGCCGACAACGACGGCCGGATGGATCGGCGGACCGTGTTCGCGGATGGTCTCGTGCAAGCGCGCGCCGTCAAGGCGCTCGATCACGGCATCCTCGTCCTCGAGCCGCCGAACGTCTGGCTCATGCGCGACACGAACGGCGACCTGAGGATGGACGCGAAGGAGCTCGTCGGCACCGGCTACGGGCGCCGCGAAGGCGGCGTCGAGGGCAACGCCAACAGCTTCCAGTGGGGCCTCGACAACTACCTGCACTCGGCCGGATCGAACGTGTCGTACTCGCTGCGGCTGAAGGACGGCGTCTTCGATCGCCGGCCGACGCTCTCGCGCGGCGAGTGGGGCGTGACGCAGGACGACTTCGGCCGGATGTTCCGGAACTCCAGCGAGTCCACGCTGCAGGTGGACCTCGTGCCGACGCCCTACTACGCCCGCAACCCGACGCTCATCCGGACGCGCGGCAGCTACGAGGTGCTGACGAACGACGTCAACAACATCAACGAGGTCTGGCCCGTCCGGCCGAACCCTGGCACGAACCGGTCGTACCAGTACGGCGTCACCCGGGCGTCGGACGGCACCGTCGTGCAGGTCACCGCCGCATGCGCGCCGATGGTGTATCGCGGCGACCGGCTTCCCACCGAGCTGTACGGCAACGTCTTCGTCGGGGAACCGACGGCGAACTTCGTCCGCCGGATCGTCCTGGAAGACGATGGCACGACGATCCGCGCGCGGAGCGCCTACGATCGCGCCGAGTTCCTGGGGTCGACCGACGAGCGGTTCCGTCCGGTGTTCATCTCGAGCGCTCCGGACGGCACGCTGATGATCGTCGACTTCTACCGCGGCGTGATTCAGGACCGCGCCTCGACGACGGTCTATCTCAAGAACTACATCCGGCAGCGGAAGCTCGACGCGCCGATCGGCGTTGGCATGGGGCGCGTGTTCCGCGTCGTGCACGACACGACGCGCCGCGACCCGGCGCGGCCGCAGCTCTCGCGCGCGACGCCGGCCGAGCTCGTCGCCGCGCTCTCGCACCCGAACGGATGGTGGCGCGACATGGCGCAGCAGCTCCTGGTCGAGCGCGGTGCGCGGGCGGCCGTTCCTCAGCTCGCCGCGCTGGCGAGCGACTCGGCCGCGCCGACGCCGGCGCGCGTGAAGGCGCTGTGGGTGCTCGACGGCATCGACGCCATCGACGTGCGCACGATCACCGCGGTGCTGCGGGATCGGTCGCGCGACGTGCGGACCTCGGCGTTGCGGATCGCCGAGCGATGGCTCGCCGATCCGACGAGCCCCGTGCAGGCGGCGGTGCTGGCGCTCTCCGACGATCCGGACTGGCAGGTGCGGGCGCAGGCCGCGGCCTCGCTCGGAACGCTGGCGCCTGCGCCGCGGGCGGCGGCGTTGGCCTCGCTGCTCGAGCGCCACGGCGACGAGCCGGTCGTCGCCGACGCCGCGCTGAGCGGCGCGCGCGGCGTCGAGCGCGCGATCCTCGAGAAGCTGCTGCACGATGCGCCGCAGACGGCCGCGCACGAGGCGGCGATCGTCATGGTGAGCGCGACGATCGTCCGTGCCGGGCAGGAGGACGCCGTGCAGGCGACGCTGTCGGCCGCCGCGACGCCGGTCCGCGCCGCGTGGCAGCGCGCCGCTGTGGTGCGCGGCGCCGAGGTCGCGCTCGTGCCGAACACGCCGATGCCGGGCGTTGCGCGGCGCGGCGCCGCACCGTCCATTACCGCGACCGCCACCAATACGCCGGGCGCGCCGTGTCCGACCTGTCCTGGCGGCCGCGCGGGCCCGGGCGGTGCGTACGCGTTCGAGGACGCACGCGGCCCGGCCCGCGGGACGCCGCCCGTCGTCGCGGCGCGCGGCCGTGCCGGCGGCGCGACCCAGGGCAGCGGCATCGCCGGGCGAGGCGGCGGGCCGCGGCTGCGCGTCCTCCGCGAGCCGACGGCGTTCACCACGCTGGCCGGCGGGACGGACGATCTCTCGGCGCGCGCGGCCGCCGTGCTCGCGCGAATCGACTGGCCCGGCAAACCGGGCGCGGCGGCTCCGGCTCCGCCGCTCACGGCGGCCGAAGAGCGGCGCTTCGACGCCGGACGCGAGCTGTACCGCGACATCTGTCAGGCCTGTCATCAGCCCGACGGGCGAGGCCAGGCGCTCGTCGCACCACCGCTCGTCGGCTCCACGCTGGCGCTCGCGCCCGCGGACGTGACGTCGAGAATCCTCCTCAATGGCAAAGAAGGCGCGGTCGGGCTGATGCCGCCGATCGGCTCCACTCTCAGCGATGATCAGATCGCCGCGGTGCTGACGTACGTGCGACGCGAATGGGGACAGACGGGCGACCCGGTCGATCCGGCGACGGTGCGAGCCGTCCGCGCGCAGACGGCCGCCCGCGCCACGCCGTGGACCGACGACGAGCTGCTGGCGCTTGTCGCCAGCCGCGGCGGACAGTGA
- a CDS encoding flavin reductase family protein: MKPLPLSRVYRLIEPGPVVLLTTARRGRANVMTMSWHMMVEFEPPLVACIVSEANFSFAALRATSECVIAIPSARLARTVVKIGNVSGRTVDKLAAFGLTAVPAARVQAPLIAECFANLECRVHDRRLVREYNLFVLEVVKAWIDRTQKRPRTIHHHGAGTFVVDGATMRLRSAKA; the protein is encoded by the coding sequence ATGAAGCCGCTTCCTCTCTCTCGGGTCTACCGGCTCATCGAACCCGGCCCTGTGGTCCTGCTCACGACGGCCCGGCGGGGGCGCGCCAACGTGATGACCATGTCGTGGCACATGATGGTCGAGTTCGAGCCGCCGCTCGTCGCCTGCATCGTGAGCGAGGCCAACTTCAGCTTCGCGGCGCTTAGGGCCACCAGCGAGTGCGTCATCGCGATTCCATCGGCCAGGCTGGCGCGCACGGTCGTGAAGATCGGCAACGTCTCGGGACGCACCGTCGACAAGCTCGCCGCGTTCGGCCTCACCGCGGTGCCGGCCGCGCGGGTGCAGGCGCCGCTCATCGCGGAGTGCTTCGCCAACCTCGAATGCCGGGTCCACGACCGGCGGCTCGTGCGCGAGTACAACCTCTTCGTGCTGGAAGTCGTGAAGGCGTGGATCGATCGGACGCAGAAGCGTCCCAGGACGATCCACCATCACGGCGCTGGAACGTTCGTCGTCGACGGCGCCACGATGCGGCTCCGATCGGCGAAAGCCTAG
- a CDS encoding TonB-dependent receptor: MSRKRVQQLAAALLCMTVIHGGQSTIQARVLGQDSPGADSRVARAISGVVVDTQGRPVAGASVVLRSATTGNDRIRMTDHAGEFVFPGVGAGRYEVVATIAGFSPAAVDVPASGTAPLRVVLEPRPYQETITVTSAARDVTTRDTSGVPVVVVAGEALRDSAIETVGEALRGVAGVVTRRGSEGTAAAGEQIQGIDSRQVLLLVDGQPIVGARGVKSGVVNLDRESVSRLDRVEVVKGASSAVYGSDAIGGVINLITREPRRPLEASLRLSGGDFGVVDTAADLGVRRSKGTMFFSVGRHTRDSFDLTPSTLDTTGASLERNDLTVRGTTQPNASWRLTGTATGYWNTQVGRATGETGPEQSNVSTNSQTFAGTATLQIDPVTSAEFRAYRGRYRETATGFLLNATQTPLTPGDLLQELGKLDASIRREFSERHELSGGVEWMHDRYRGTNRIRDIDGNTASTGVLWTQYSVHPVAPLNIVAGVRVDRHSNFGTAVSPKIAATMRASGGLSAHLSFGRGFRAPDLGQLYYRFLNPTNFYQVIGNPHLSPERSGSWQVGADLNRAQGRVGVNYFHNDITNLIESVSLGTITSAAQLAAISATEGIDAAFDVQLDRLLFIYKNVTHARTEGVELEGEARLPFEVRASGSYTFLTAVDVATKLRLTGRNRHQGNFRADWTPRHLGGFRVNLRGSFYDAWIVSRSASSGAETKAKAFALWDAAISKPIVRGVELFVAIDNLTDSQDPNTGQTSAAGTALPIYRPEIGRSFRGGVRWSWDR, from the coding sequence GATGACCGACCACGCCGGCGAGTTCGTGTTCCCCGGCGTCGGCGCCGGGCGCTACGAGGTCGTCGCGACGATTGCCGGGTTCAGCCCCGCCGCCGTCGATGTACCGGCGTCGGGCACTGCACCGCTTCGCGTCGTGCTCGAGCCACGCCCCTATCAGGAAACCATTACCGTGACGTCGGCCGCCCGCGACGTGACGACGCGCGACACGTCGGGTGTGCCGGTGGTGGTGGTCGCGGGCGAGGCGCTCCGTGACTCGGCCATCGAAACCGTGGGCGAGGCGCTTCGCGGCGTCGCCGGCGTCGTGACCCGCCGCGGCTCCGAAGGGACCGCCGCTGCCGGCGAGCAGATTCAGGGGATCGACTCCCGGCAGGTGCTGCTGCTCGTCGACGGCCAGCCGATCGTCGGCGCGCGCGGCGTCAAGAGCGGCGTCGTGAACCTCGACCGCGAGTCCGTCTCGCGCCTCGACCGCGTCGAGGTCGTCAAGGGGGCATCGTCGGCCGTCTACGGGTCGGACGCCATCGGTGGCGTCATCAACCTGATCACGCGCGAGCCGCGCCGGCCACTCGAGGCGTCGCTGCGCCTGTCGGGCGGCGACTTCGGCGTCGTGGACACGGCCGCCGATCTCGGCGTCCGGCGATCGAAGGGCACGATGTTCTTCAGCGTGGGACGGCACACGCGCGATTCGTTCGACTTGACGCCGTCGACGCTCGACACGACCGGCGCCAGCCTCGAACGCAACGACCTGACCGTCCGCGGCACCACGCAGCCGAACGCCTCCTGGCGGCTGACCGGCACTGCAACCGGCTATTGGAACACGCAGGTCGGCCGAGCGACCGGCGAAACCGGCCCGGAGCAGAGCAACGTCTCGACCAACTCCCAGACGTTCGCCGGCACGGCGACGCTGCAGATCGATCCCGTCACGTCCGCGGAGTTCCGCGCCTATCGCGGCCGGTACCGCGAGACCGCCACGGGATTCCTGCTGAACGCGACGCAGACGCCCCTGACGCCAGGCGACCTCTTGCAGGAGCTGGGCAAGCTCGACGCGTCGATCCGCCGCGAGTTCAGCGAGCGGCACGAGCTGTCCGGCGGCGTCGAGTGGATGCACGATCGGTATCGCGGCACCAATCGCATCCGCGACATCGACGGGAACACGGCGTCCACCGGAGTGCTCTGGACGCAGTACAGCGTGCACCCCGTGGCGCCGCTCAACATCGTGGCCGGCGTCCGCGTCGACCGGCATTCGAACTTCGGCACCGCCGTGTCGCCGAAGATCGCCGCGACGATGCGAGCGTCGGGCGGCCTCTCCGCGCATCTGTCGTTCGGACGAGGGTTCCGCGCGCCTGATTTGGGTCAGCTCTACTACCGGTTCCTCAATCCGACGAACTTCTATCAGGTCATCGGCAACCCGCACCTCTCGCCCGAGCGCTCGGGCTCGTGGCAGGTCGGCGCCGATCTGAACCGTGCGCAGGGGCGCGTCGGGGTGAACTACTTCCACAACGACATCACGAACCTGATCGAGTCGGTCAGCCTGGGGACCATCACGTCGGCCGCACAGCTCGCGGCGATCAGCGCGACCGAAGGCATCGACGCCGCGTTCGACGTGCAGCTCGATCGGCTGCTGTTCATCTACAAGAACGTGACGCACGCCAGGACGGAAGGCGTGGAGCTCGAGGGCGAAGCGCGGCTCCCGTTCGAGGTCCGGGCGAGCGGTTCGTACACGTTCCTCACGGCCGTGGACGTCGCGACGAAACTGCGGCTGACGGGCCGCAATCGCCATCAGGGGAACTTCCGGGCCGACTGGACTCCGCGGCACCTGGGCGGCTTCCGGGTGAACCTGCGGGGCTCGTTCTACGACGCGTGGATCGTGTCGCGGTCGGCGAGCTCGGGCGCGGAAACGAAGGCCAAGGCGTTCGCCCTCTGGGACGCCGCGATCTCGAAGCCGATCGTGCGAGGGGTCGAGCTGTTCGTCGCGATCGACAATCTGACGGACAGCCAGGACCCGAACACGGGGCAGACGTCCGCCGCCGGCACAGCGCTGCCGATCTACCGGCCGGAAATCGGCCGGTCATTCCGTGGAGGAGTGCGATGGTCCTGGGATCGATGA